A section of the Sander vitreus isolate 19-12246 chromosome 19, sanVit1, whole genome shotgun sequence genome encodes:
- the hgfac gene encoding hepatocyte growth factor activator serine protease isoform X1 produces MQTFMMAYLILLFLPFVFTTRARILKAGYETVISKQPYKESRKVLTTMGEECKFPFRQGGRIHHHCLTILSSKPWCSLTHNFDRDRRWGFCAPEKTQPDVFVHASRRIPDPCRVNPCRHGGVCTLIPQRHSFQCSCPESFTGRLCEQKKCYETVHLRHYDIGESWGRIHLRNVEQCTCVAGEILCERVQYTMCRSNPCQNDGTCRLITSTNKEVCNCRRGYSGPYCSLEPETECYNSRGTDYRGLVGTTVSGARCVAWNSDLLYDELHVGTVDASSLRGLGEHAYCRNPDEDKMPWCYTLNDATISWEYCDVPSCVMSVSSSRRIVPFNGLPGIKKPQPSMLPKKHVCGKKNKKRLQIASGRILGGISALPGSHPWMAAIYIGQSDFCAGTMVSSCWIVSAAHCLFRNPLKSQLRVVLGQQSFNVTGPNTRTFGVEQYIFPKQFSVFNPTLHDIVLIKLAKRDGKCVKRTPFIRPICLPDKSMTFPDGYCCTISGWGHMHEKAQGYSSLQEAGVRLIPHDTCRKPNVYGNHVTADMICAGLNGCVDACQGDSGGPLACSRDDVSFLYGIISWGEGCGRSQKPGVYTKVGNYIDWINSVIRHKPKAS; encoded by the exons ATGCAAACTTTCATGATGGCATACcttatattactttttttaccttttgtttTCACTACACGGGCG CGCATATTAAAAGCTGGATATGAAACGGTCATCTCCAAACAGCCATACAAGGAGAGCCGGAAAG TTCTTACTACAATGGGAGAAGAATGCAAGTTCCCGTTTCGTCAGGGTGGAAGGATTCATCATCACTGCCTCACCATCCTATCCTCAAAACCATG GTGCTCCCTCACACATAATTTTGATCGGGACCGGCGGTGGGGCTTCTGTGCACCAGAGAAAACTCAGCCAGATG TTTTTGTCCACGCATCACGTAGAATCCCAGATCCATGTCGGGTGAATCCATGTCGTCATGGAGGCGTCTGCACGCTGATCCCACAAAGACACTCGTTTCAGTGCTCCTGTCCTGAGAGCTTCACTGGGAGACTCTGTGAGCAGA AGAAGTGCTATGAAACCGTACACCTGCGCCATTATGACATCGGAGAGTCTTGGGGACGAATTCACCTCCGTAATGTGGAACAGTGCACATGTGTGGCAGGGGAAATCCTGTGTGAAAGAGTTCAGTACACAA TGTGCCGTTCAAACCCTTGTCAGAATGACGGAACGTGTCGACTGATCACATCCACGAACAAGGAAGTGTGTAACTGCAGACGTGGCTACAGCGGTCCATACTGTAGCTTAG aACCAGAGACAGAGTGCTACAACAGCAGGGGCACAGATTACAGAGGGCTGGTGGGCACCACGGTGTCCGGCGCCCGGTGTGTGGCGTGGAACTCAGACCTGCTGTATGACGAGCTCCACGTGGGCACGGTGGATGCCTCGTCCCTCAGGGGCCTCGGGGAACATGCCTACTGCAG aaACCCAGATGAAGACAAGATGCCGTGGTGCTACACACTAAATGACGCCACCATCTCCTGGGAGTATTGTGACGTCCCCTCCtgtgttatgtctgtgt CTTCTTCACGAAGGATTGTTCCATTTAATGGCCTGCCCGGCATTAAAAAACCTCAGCCCTCTATGCTTCCCAAAAAGCATGTGTGTGGCAAAAAGAACAAGAAAAGGTTACAGATAGCATCGGGCCGGATATTGGGCGGAATCTCAGCTCTGCCAGGTAGTCACCCCTGGATGGCAGCCATTTACATCGGACAGTCAGACTTCTGCGCCGGCACCATGGTCTCCTCTTGCTGGATTGTCTCTGCAGCTCACTGCTTATTCCGCAA CCCCCTGAAGTCCCAGCTTCGAGTGGTGCTCGGTCAGCAGAGCTTCAACGTCACGGGTCCCAACACCAGGACATTCGGAGTGGAGCAGTACATCTTTCCTAAACAGTTCTCAGTGTTTAATCCAACACTACATGATATTG TTCTGATCAAACTGGCGAAGCGGGACGGGAAGTGTGTGAAGAGAACCCCGTTCATCAGACCCATCTGTCTCCCAGACAAAAGCATGACGTTCCCTGATGGGTACTGCTGTACTATTAGCGGCTGGGGACACATGCATGAGA AGGCACAGGGTTACTCTAGTCTGCAGGAGGCTGGAGTGAGGCTGATTCCTCATGACACTTGTAGGAAGCCAAATGTTTATGGCAACCATGTCACTGCTGACATGATTTGCGCAGGGCTCAACGGCTGTGTCGACGCCTGCCAG GGTGACTCCGGGGGCCCTCTGGCTTGTTCGAGGGATGATGTCAGCTTCCTGTATGGGATCATCAGCTGGGGAGAGGGCTGCGGCCGCTCTCAAAAACCTGGTGTTTACACTAAAGTTGGGAACTATATCGATTGGATCAATTCAGTGATCAGACACAAACCCAAGGCTTCATAA
- the hgfac gene encoding hepatocyte growth factor activator serine protease isoform X2, whose protein sequence is MQTFMMAYLILLFLPFVFTTRARILKAGYETVISKQPYKESRKVLTTMGEECKFPFRQGGRIHHHCLTILSSKPWCSLTHNFDRDRRWGFCAPEKTQPDVFVHASRRIPDPCRVNPCRHGGVCTLIPQRHSFQCSCPESFTGRLCEQKKCYETVHLRHYDIGESWGRIHLRNVEQCTCVAGEILCERVQYTMCRSNPCQNDGTCRLITSTNKEVCNCRRGYSGPYCSLASSRRIVPFNGLPGIKKPQPSMLPKKHVCGKKNKKRLQIASGRILGGISALPGSHPWMAAIYIGQSDFCAGTMVSSCWIVSAAHCLFRNPLKSQLRVVLGQQSFNVTGPNTRTFGVEQYIFPKQFSVFNPTLHDIVLIKLAKRDGKCVKRTPFIRPICLPDKSMTFPDGYCCTISGWGHMHEKAQGYSSLQEAGVRLIPHDTCRKPNVYGNHVTADMICAGLNGCVDACQGDSGGPLACSRDDVSFLYGIISWGEGCGRSQKPGVYTKVGNYIDWINSVIRHKPKAS, encoded by the exons ATGCAAACTTTCATGATGGCATACcttatattactttttttaccttttgtttTCACTACACGGGCG CGCATATTAAAAGCTGGATATGAAACGGTCATCTCCAAACAGCCATACAAGGAGAGCCGGAAAG TTCTTACTACAATGGGAGAAGAATGCAAGTTCCCGTTTCGTCAGGGTGGAAGGATTCATCATCACTGCCTCACCATCCTATCCTCAAAACCATG GTGCTCCCTCACACATAATTTTGATCGGGACCGGCGGTGGGGCTTCTGTGCACCAGAGAAAACTCAGCCAGATG TTTTTGTCCACGCATCACGTAGAATCCCAGATCCATGTCGGGTGAATCCATGTCGTCATGGAGGCGTCTGCACGCTGATCCCACAAAGACACTCGTTTCAGTGCTCCTGTCCTGAGAGCTTCACTGGGAGACTCTGTGAGCAGA AGAAGTGCTATGAAACCGTACACCTGCGCCATTATGACATCGGAGAGTCTTGGGGACGAATTCACCTCCGTAATGTGGAACAGTGCACATGTGTGGCAGGGGAAATCCTGTGTGAAAGAGTTCAGTACACAA TGTGCCGTTCAAACCCTTGTCAGAATGACGGAACGTGTCGACTGATCACATCCACGAACAAGGAAGTGTGTAACTGCAGACGTGGCTACAGCGGTCCATACTGTAGCTTAG CTTCTTCACGAAGGATTGTTCCATTTAATGGCCTGCCCGGCATTAAAAAACCTCAGCCCTCTATGCTTCCCAAAAAGCATGTGTGTGGCAAAAAGAACAAGAAAAGGTTACAGATAGCATCGGGCCGGATATTGGGCGGAATCTCAGCTCTGCCAGGTAGTCACCCCTGGATGGCAGCCATTTACATCGGACAGTCAGACTTCTGCGCCGGCACCATGGTCTCCTCTTGCTGGATTGTCTCTGCAGCTCACTGCTTATTCCGCAA CCCCCTGAAGTCCCAGCTTCGAGTGGTGCTCGGTCAGCAGAGCTTCAACGTCACGGGTCCCAACACCAGGACATTCGGAGTGGAGCAGTACATCTTTCCTAAACAGTTCTCAGTGTTTAATCCAACACTACATGATATTG TTCTGATCAAACTGGCGAAGCGGGACGGGAAGTGTGTGAAGAGAACCCCGTTCATCAGACCCATCTGTCTCCCAGACAAAAGCATGACGTTCCCTGATGGGTACTGCTGTACTATTAGCGGCTGGGGACACATGCATGAGA AGGCACAGGGTTACTCTAGTCTGCAGGAGGCTGGAGTGAGGCTGATTCCTCATGACACTTGTAGGAAGCCAAATGTTTATGGCAACCATGTCACTGCTGACATGATTTGCGCAGGGCTCAACGGCTGTGTCGACGCCTGCCAG GGTGACTCCGGGGGCCCTCTGGCTTGTTCGAGGGATGATGTCAGCTTCCTGTATGGGATCATCAGCTGGGGAGAGGGCTGCGGCCGCTCTCAAAAACCTGGTGTTTACACTAAAGTTGGGAACTATATCGATTGGATCAATTCAGTGATCAGACACAAACCCAAGGCTTCATAA